The Prevotella sp. E2-28 genome includes the window AGAGTATTTGCCCTTGCCTGCCGATGAGAAGCCTCAATGGCGTGTGCTGACGCAGAAAGCGCTGAACTCCATCATTATCCGTGCCAAGCGAGAGCAGATTTGCGAGAAGGGAAGTCCGAAGACGGATATCGTAGAGTTGATTGAGTCGGATGAGATTGAGCAGTTCAATCCTATTAACAGCTACATGGAGCATCTGCCTAAATGGGACGGACAGAACCACGTGGCTCAGCTTTTCGGTCGTATTCCTGGTGTCAGCAGCGAACAGATGGAGTTTCTCTTCGTCTGGATCCGTTCTATGGTGGCCCACTGGCTGCAGATGGATCAGCTTCATGCTAATGAATGCGTTCCAACGCTGATAGGCAGCCAGGGTTGCGGAAAGACCACATTCGTTGCCCGCTTACTGCCTCCAGAGCTCCGCATGTATTTCCTGGATCACCTGAACCTGTCGAATAAGTTCGACAAGGAAATGGCGCTGACTAATAATCTGCTGGTGAACCTCGACGAACTGGATGCTATCCGCCCCAGCCAACATGCTTCGCTGAAGCAGACACTCTCAAAGAGTAAGGTGAACGGGCGTCCTATCTACGGCGCCTCGCAGGATGACCGCCTTCGCTATGCCTCGTTTGTGGCAACGACAAATAATCCTCATCCGCTGTCGGATGTTACGGGCTCGCGTCGTTATATCTGTCTGACTATTCCAGAGGGAAAGTATATCGACAATACGGGTGAGATTAATTATGAGCAGCTATATGCCCAAGTGCTCTACGAGATTCGTGAGTTGAACGCACATTACTGGTATAGCAATGAGCAGGTGGACCGTATTCAGGAGTTGAACCTGAACTATATGGATCAGAAGGATATTGCAGAGGTTGTTGAGGCTTGTATCCGCAAGCCGAAGGAGCACGAGCAGGGTGTCCGCATGAAAAGCGGGGAGATTGTGGAGATAGTGAGACGCGAATATCCTTCAATCAAGAATGACCACAGCACGAAGGTTCATCTTGGAATGGCTCTGAAAGAACTCGGCTTTGAGGGCAAGCCTCATGGTGGGCAGACCTATTACAGAGTGGTTCCCGTCAAAGTAGCCTGAGTCGAGAGGGGTGGGTGTTGCCGCAAAACAAAATTATTCCATGAAATCCTTGGAAGGTATTATGAAATTGACTACCTTTGCGCAAAATTAAACATAGAAAAAATAGTGCGATAAAGTTCAAAGAGAATGATGAAACGACTTTTGTCAAATGGCTCGGTTATAGCTTTACTGCTTCTAACGGTGCTTTATACCTCGTGCGCTACCATTATATCTGGCTCATCGGCGAAGATTCAGATAGACGGCAATGTGGATGAGCCAGTGAATATTGTTACCTCCAAGGATGTTTATCGTGATATTTCACTGCCCACTACAGTAGAAGTGAATCGCCGCAGTCTTGACGGGCAGCACATACAAATCAGCTCAGAGAATTATGCTTTTAGTGATATTGTATTGCGGAAATCTACAAACTCTTGGTCAATCTTAAGCGCAGCTTTATATGGGGTCCCTCTTCTAGTGGATCTTATGACGAATGCTGCTAGTGAGCCTGCACAAAATCATTTCTTCATCACTCCTGGTGCACCACGTTCACAGGCCGATTCCCTATATCGGGCTGATTCTTTGCGATGGGTAGAAGCAGAAAGAGAGGTTAAGGAGCAACAACGGGCACGCCAACTGCCCATACGCTATAAAAGGCATGAACTGCGTGGCAGTTTAGGATTTGGAGAGTGCCAGGCCAGTCACGATAAAGATAAGATGATAAGCACGTATAAGGATTATTTTGGCGTAACGAATGCCTTTGAATGTGGAGATATCTTTGGTGATGCTTTTGTTCAGGCTGGTATAGAATATCATTATCGACTCAACAGGAAATGGGAGATAGGTATGCTGGTCAATTGGGGTGTTTCGAATGATAACTATGACACCAGGAATGATTTCGATTACTACTATAGTTCTTATGGCTATCCTCATCTTTATGGTTATGCCAATGAGCATTGTAACTTTTTTGTCTTTGCCCCATCAGTAAGATACACTTGGTATGAAACCCCTGGTATTCGCAGTTATTCGCGCATAGCATTGGGAACGATGCGTCATCACCTCAAATTTGACTACGCTAATTATTATTGGAGTGCTTATGACCCTTTACCTGACATCAGTACACAAAAGCCAGAGCAAACTGGTGGCGTGGAGATGATAAAATGGCGTATGGCCTACCAACTCACAGCGATAGGTGCTTCTGTAGGCGGCAAATCCTTTAATTTCTTTGGGGAACTGGGCTACGGCAGTCTTGGAATAGTTCGCCTTGGCTTAGGCTTTATGTTTTAATTATAGCCTAACCGTCTATCCGTCCTTAAAATCTATCCGTCTAGCCTAACAGTTTGCGGGTGCCTTCAAGGATATCGATGAGTTCGTCCATCTTGGCTGCGCGCAGCATGGCGATGCGGGTCTGACGGAAGTTGGGGATAGCCTTGAAGATAGGCGTGGCTGCCAGGTGGCGACGGGTGTGAAGAATACCGCGAGTTTCATCAATACGCTCCACGTTGATGCGAAGCTGTTCCTCAAGGATGTCGAGTTTCTCATTGAAGCCGAAACTATCGTCCACTTCGTTTTTATCGATGAAATCACGTATTTCTTTAAAAATCCAGGGACGGCCAAAGGTGGCGCGACCTACCATGATGGCATCTACACCATAAGTCTCAAAGGCGCGTTTGGCCTCTTCTGGCGAGGTGATATCGCCATTGCCGATGATGGGGATATGGATGCGAGGATTACGCTTTACCTCGCCAATGAGTGTCCAGTCGGCCTCGCCAGTGTACATCTGGGCACGGGTGCGTCCGTGAATAGTCAAAGCCTGAATGCCGCAGTCCTGCAATTGCTCGGCCAGTTCGGTAATGATGAGTTGGTCCTGGTTCCAGCCAAGTCGGGTCTTTACGGTGACGGGCAGTTTTACGGCATCCACCACTTTTCGTGTTATCTCCAATAGTTTCGGGATGTTCTGCAACATGCCAGCGCCAGCACCTTTGCCTGCCACCTTTTTAACAGGGCATCCAAAGTTCAGGTCAATGAGGTCAGGGCCCGCCTGTTCCACAATCTTCGCTGCCTCTACCATTGCATCCACGTCTCGTCCGTAGATCTGAATGCCAACGGGGCGTTCTTCATCACTGATGATGAGTTTCTGCTGGGTAGATTTTACATCGCGTATCAGCGCTTCAGCCGATACGAATTCCGTATATACCATTGAGGCTCCGAACCGCTTACAAAGCAGTCGGAACCCTATGTCTGTGACATCCTCCATTGGTGCCAAGAACACCGGATGGGGACCAAATTCTATGTCGCCTATCTTCATTCTGTTTGCAAAGGTACGATTAAGTAGGCGAAAATGCAAATTTATTGTAGTATATTTGTTAGTTGGTGATTTCTGGAGTGCAAAGGTAGTGATTTTAATGATCAAGATGGGTCATTAAATTGTTGTGTGATAGGATAAAATTAATAAAAGATAATAATGTCCTATAAAAAGTTTGCTTTATAATATACAGGCAAAGAAAATTATTCTTACCTTTGCATCGTTGGATTACTAGCTAACTAGCTAAAAAAAATATAAGATGGAAGGTTATATTCAGAGTTTGTCAGGCGGTAAGCTGAAGCGCTATGTACAGTTTCTGGAAATAAAAGATGATACAGAACTGATGGCGCAGTATCGCTATTGGCATTCCGAGGAGCATCATTGGCAGGAGATTCGCGAAGGAATCAAGGCTGTAGGTATTCTCGAGATGGAAATATATATGCATGACAATCAACTTGTTATGATTGTTGATGCACCTGCTGATTTCGATTGGCAGGAGGCAATGAATCGCTTAAGCACTTTGCCGCGACAAGCAGAGTGGGAGGCCTTTGTTTCACGTTTCCAAGGGTGCAGTGCTGATGCCAGAAGTGATGAGAAGTGGCAACCGGCGGAACGTATTTTCCGACTTTATTAGATTTTACAATGATACAGATACCCATAGAATCATTTAACCTTCAGATGCTGAATGTAGGGTTGGCTCATCATCATGGTGACTGGAACTGGAAAAATGTCAACTCGCCTTTTACTCGTATCTTCTATGTGATGGAGGGTGAAGCAATACTTCATTTGCCTGATAACACCGTGCATCTACGACCCGGCTTCTTATATATCATTCCTGCCTATACCCTGCATTCGTATGAGTGTGACGGACTTTTTGTACATTATTATCTGCATGTATATGAGGGATTCAAGAGTGAGATGAATTTGGTGGAGCAGTATGACTTTCCTGTAGAGGTGGCTGGTAGTCATGATGATGAGTTGCTACTGCAGCGTATGTGTGAACAGCATCCACAGGCGCAACTGCCCTCCAGTAATCCGGAAGCTTACGATAATGCCGCACAGATTACGGGCTACGTAGAACGCTATCGAGACATGCCGCTATGGCAAAAGATGGAATTGCGTGGCGCGATTTTGATGCTCTTCTCGCATTTCCTTAAGCAGGCTGTACCCCATGTGTGGACGGCCGATGAACGTATGAAGCGTGTGCAGGAATATATTCATTCTCATATCTGTGAGGATATCGATATTGAAGAGTTGGCTGGTGTGGCTTGTGTGACGAAACCATATCTTATACGTCTTTTCAAGCGGGAGTTTGCCACTTCGCCTGTACAATATATTAATGGTAAGAAGGTGGAAAGGGCCCAATTGCTACTCTATACCACAGAGATGCCAGTGAAGGAGGTGGCCTATGAACTGGGGTTTAGTGATCATAGTTATTTCATTCGTATGTTTCGTAAAGTGACGGGTATCACTCCGCAGGAATACCGTAGGCAGTTGAGGGCATAGTGTAATTCATGTAGCGATGACCAGGGAAAAAGAGATATATAGGGTAACATTAGTGGGCAGCATCGGTAATGTGCTGCTTGTCGTGTTCAAGTTCGTGGCTGGCATACTTGCAGGCAGTTCGGCCATGATAGCTGATGCTGTACACTCACTGTCAGACTTCGTCACAGATATCGTTGTGATAATCTTCGTGAGTATCAGTGCCAAGCCGCAGGATGAATCTCACGATTATGGACACGGAAAGTTCGAGACGCTTGCCTCGTTTTTCGTGGCATTGGTGCTGCTTGGTGCTGCTGGTGGTATCATTGTGTCGGGTGGTGACAAACTGCTTGACTGGTGGAATGGTATTCCGTTAGAGGCACCTGGAATGCTGGCTCTGTGGGCTGCGTTACTGTCTATCGCCGTGAAGGAAATTCTTTATCAATATACGGCGATTAAGGGGAAAAGATTACAGTCGCCAGTGATGATTGCCAATGCGTGGCACCACAGGAGCGATGCTCTCTCTTCGGTAGGTGCTGCAATAGGTATTGGTGGTGCTATATGGCTGGGCAACCGATGGACGGTGCTCGACCCCTTGGCATCAGTCGTGGTGGGATTGATGTTGGTGAAGGTGGCCTACGACCTGTTGAAGATCAATATTGGAGAGTTGACCGAATGTTCGCTCCCCGCTGAGA containing:
- a CDS encoding VapE domain-containing protein, with the translated sequence MSKNLTIHGEAMNASLEGTLAVEQFLNDNYRFRFNVLSRKVEYLPLPADEKPQWRVLTQKALNSIIIRAKREQICEKGSPKTDIVELIESDEIEQFNPINSYMEHLPKWDGQNHVAQLFGRIPGVSSEQMEFLFVWIRSMVAHWLQMDQLHANECVPTLIGSQGCGKTTFVARLLPPELRMYFLDHLNLSNKFDKEMALTNNLLVNLDELDAIRPSQHASLKQTLSKSKVNGRPIYGASQDDRLRYASFVATTNNPHPLSDVTGSRRYICLTIPEGKYIDNTGEINYEQLYAQVLYEIRELNAHYWYSNEQVDRIQELNLNYMDQKDIAEVVEACIRKPKEHEQGVRMKSGEIVEIVRREYPSIKNDHSTKVHLGMALKELGFEGKPHGGQTYYRVVPVKVA
- the dusB gene encoding tRNA dihydrouridine synthase DusB, translating into MKIGDIEFGPHPVFLAPMEDVTDIGFRLLCKRFGASMVYTEFVSAEALIRDVKSTQQKLIISDEERPVGIQIYGRDVDAMVEAAKIVEQAGPDLIDLNFGCPVKKVAGKGAGAGMLQNIPKLLEITRKVVDAVKLPVTVKTRLGWNQDQLIITELAEQLQDCGIQALTIHGRTRAQMYTGEADWTLIGEVKRNPRIHIPIIGNGDITSPEEAKRAFETYGVDAIMVGRATFGRPWIFKEIRDFIDKNEVDDSFGFNEKLDILEEQLRINVERIDETRGILHTRRHLAATPIFKAIPNFRQTRIAMLRAAKMDELIDILEGTRKLLG
- a CDS encoding L-rhamnose mutarotase, encoding MEGYIQSLSGGKLKRYVQFLEIKDDTELMAQYRYWHSEEHHWQEIREGIKAVGILEMEIYMHDNQLVMIVDAPADFDWQEAMNRLSTLPRQAEWEAFVSRFQGCSADARSDEKWQPAERIFRLY
- a CDS encoding AraC family transcriptional regulator, coding for MIQIPIESFNLQMLNVGLAHHHGDWNWKNVNSPFTRIFYVMEGEAILHLPDNTVHLRPGFLYIIPAYTLHSYECDGLFVHYYLHVYEGFKSEMNLVEQYDFPVEVAGSHDDELLLQRMCEQHPQAQLPSSNPEAYDNAAQITGYVERYRDMPLWQKMELRGAILMLFSHFLKQAVPHVWTADERMKRVQEYIHSHICEDIDIEELAGVACVTKPYLIRLFKREFATSPVQYINGKKVERAQLLLYTTEMPVKEVAYELGFSDHSYFIRMFRKVTGITPQEYRRQLRA
- a CDS encoding cation diffusion facilitator family transporter, whose translation is MTREKEIYRVTLVGSIGNVLLVVFKFVAGILAGSSAMIADAVHSLSDFVTDIVVIIFVSISAKPQDESHDYGHGKFETLASFFVALVLLGAAGGIIVSGGDKLLDWWNGIPLEAPGMLALWAALLSIAVKEILYQYTAIKGKRLQSPVMIANAWHHRSDALSSVGAAIGIGGAIWLGNRWTVLDPLASVVVGLMLVKVAYDLLKINIGELTECSLPAETEQEIIQIIESEPGVSEPHHLRTRRIGNRIAIDTHIRLDGDISLTEAHHKATAIEHSLKARFGEQTHVTIHMEPVKKK